The genome window CAAAACCGGAAACCGTTACAGAGCATGGATGAGTTCCTGGAAAACGTGGATGGGGTTTCTATGACCAGGCGGGGAGCGTTTGGCTGGGAACCGGTAATCCGGGGCCAAAGTGATCAGCGTATGAATCTTGTGATCGACGGAATGCAGGTTTTTAAAGCCTGTGTGGATAAAATGGATCCCATCACCTCTTATGTGGAGATGAATAATTTATCCCGGCTGAAAATTGATAAAAGCGGAGCGGGCGTTGCTGAAAACGGAACAGGCAACAGTACGGTAAATCTCATCACTCAGAAAGCGGGTTCAGAACGATTGACGATGGATCTGAGCAGTGGAGTCAGGTTGCCCGACAACTACCGCACATTTCGGATGAGTGGAAATGTAGCCGATCAAACCGGAAAAAACAGTGTGCGATTTTCAGGCAGCTACAAAAAGGCGGATGATTTTAAAGCCGGGAATAATCAAACCGTAGAGAACACACAATATGAAAAGCTGAATCTGAATCTGAACTACCGGCATACTTTTACTTCAAATCACTCCATTGAACTGAACTACATTACGGACAAAGCTTATGATGTTGGATACCCCGCGCTGCTGATGGACGCGACGAAAGCACTGGCTGATATCGGGCAGGTGAAATTCAATTTTGCGTCCTCAAATAAACGTTTTCGCTTTACATCTATATCGCTTTATGCGAACGGAGTGCGGCACAATATGGACGATTATGAACGGGATGTTGCCAACCGAACCGTCATGCGCGGAATGTATATGCCGATGTACGGAACCACTACAACATTTGGGTCGAAGATAGCCGGTTCAGCTTCCGTAAAAACTCATTCATTCGATTGGTTTGTGGATGCATTTACCTCCGAAGCCTATGGGGATATGCTCATGCAGAGCCTGGATTCCTCCATCGAAGATATGATGATTTATAACCTGGATGACGTCCGAACAAACAACGCGGGTCTCGGCTTGAGGCACCGTTTCAATCTTTCCAATTCTCTGCTGTTGAAGGTAGAGGAGAACCTGCGGTTTAAAAGTTTGAATACTGGCAGTGAAACGCATCAATCCTTTTTTGAAGGTTTGTATGACCGTGATCTTTCTGCCCGTCAACGTATTCTACCGTCTGCATCCGCAAATCTGCTGTGGATGATCAATGACAGATGGAGTACAGGCGGAAGTGTAGTGTATTCCGAGCGGATGGGAAATCATATGGAGCTGTTCGGCCACTACATTTATAACTAT of Balneolaceae bacterium contains these proteins:
- a CDS encoding TonB-dependent receptor, translating into MKNFISLVIIMLIAISNVFGQQQIRVVDEESQSPIPGAHILDSNGEAISISDRDGIFTVDPKDYRVITITAVGFKNRSITLDSSVHRIALRPAIFHQTTELLVVGNDDRDNVRSYQNRKPLQSMDEFLENVDGVSMTRRGAFGWEPVIRGQSDQRMNLVIDGMQVFKACVDKMDPITSYVEMNNLSRLKIDKSGAGVAENGTGNSTVNLITQKAGSERLTMDLSSGVRLPDNYRTFRMSGNVADQTGKNSVRFSGSYKKADDFKAGNNQTVENTQYEKLNLNLNYRHTFTSNHSIELNYITDKAYDVGYPALLMDATKALADIGQVKFNFASSNKRFRFTSISLYANGVRHNMDDYERDVANRTVMRGMYMPMYGTTTTFGSKIAGSASVKTHSFDWFVDAFTSEAYGDMLMQSLDSSIEDMMIYNLDDVRTNNAGLGLRHRFNLSNSLLLKVEENLRFKSLNTGSETHQSFFEGLYDRDLSARQRILPSASANLLWMINDRWSTGGSVVYSERMGNHMELFGHYIYNYTDGYFYDGNPWLKTERSLNTELNVARETSHQSLSLTVFHKQYFNYIDGVLSEDVSNNDFRFKRYANVGDAVIMGLEFRSLHSLNNWFRLENRLSYLYAQNQTLDEPLPLIPPLKGISTVHFHTGTIRAMADIEWAAPQERIAQISSNEDETEGYAVVNVSVEKGWADDSVQTILQINNL